The region AAGATTCGGTCGtttatatatctatttGGTCACATTTTTCATGTTCGGTTTGTTTCAAGTTGGTTCTGCAACTGTTAAAACTATTGGTGGTTTAGTTgttattagatttattgCCGGTGTCTTATGTTCACCTGCATTAGCTACGGGTGGTGCCAGTTTGAGTGATTTCCTGTCTACCACAAGCATGCCATATTTCCTTGGTCTATGGTCAATTGGTGCAATAGCAGCTCCAGTCTTAGCACCATTATTGGGTGCTTGTATGGTTGTTGCCAAAGATTGGAGATGGATCTTTTGgttcttattatttttagtgGCTGCATTGCTTCTTGTTTTATCATTCTTTTTCCCTGAAACACATGCtggtaatattttacatCGTAGATGTAAAagattaagaaaaattaccGGTGATGATAGATATTATACTGCCCAATATAAAAAGGAATCCACTTTAGAAGTGAATGAATTCTTAAAGAAATGCCTTTTGAAACCATTCAGATTGATTTTCCAAGAACCAATTATTTTGGCATTCGATTTATACACTGCGGTTGCTTATGGTATATTCTACTTGTTTTTTGAAGCTTTCCCAATCGTATTCGTGGGTATCTATAACTTTACTGTAATTGAACTAGGGCTAGCTTTTCTAGGGTTTTGTGTTGGTTGTGTCTTTGCCTATGCTATCTGGGTAGTATTCATGtggaaatatatttcacCCAAATTTGCCAATGGAACATTTGTTCCTGAAAATATGGTAGTCTTAGGTATGTACCTCTGCATGTTCTTACCATtaacattatttttctttggcTGGACAGCTAAAGTTCACTGGATTTTACCAATAATttctgaattatttttcgtTATATTtactttcaatttattccaaatcactttttcatatttagCTATTGGATTTCCAGCTCATGTAGCATCTGTTTATGCTGGTAATGGGTTTTGTAGAGCTGCATTAGCCTCAGGATTCCCCTTATTTGGTAAAGCCATGTATGATAATTTAGGTACCAAAAATTACCCTGTTGGATGGGgttcatcattattaggGTTTATTAGTGTAGCAT is a window of Henningerozyma blattae CBS 6284 chromosome 5, complete genome DNA encoding:
- the TBLA0E02500 gene encoding MFS transporter, whose protein sequence is MTYPENFKNTLFVDILEALKIVEFEERPNTQEDFQKVANEDPHSEKLQNSEEVDCDDNDNSNVSNNSPIGHNSERLLNISKSETNNVDKDIEYEYNCSDDTIATDPIDPFLVDWHGPDDPDNPHNWKPWKKYLMMAEIMLLTCINYMGSSIYTPGEEEIQREFHVGHVVATLNLSMYVLGYGIGPMILSPLSEYARFGRLYIYLVTFFMFGLFQVGSATVKTIGGLVVIRFIAGVLCSPALATGGASLSDFLSTTSMPYFLGLWSIGAIAAPVLAPLLGACMVVAKDWRWIFWFLLFLVAALLLVLSFFFPETHAGNILHRRCKRLRKITGDDRYYTAQYKKESTLEVNEFLKKCLLKPFRLIFQEPIILAFDLYTAVAYGIFYLFFEAFPIVFVGIYNFTVIELGLAFLGFCVGCVFAYAIWVVFMWKYISPKFANGTFVPENMVVLGMYLCMFLPLTLFFFGWTAKVHWILPIISELFFVIFTFNLFQITFSYLAIGFPAHVASVYAGNGFCRAALASGFPLFGKAMYDNLGTKNYPVGWGSSLLGFISVALAVIPFVIYKYGAYLRSRSSFTA